The following coding sequences lie in one Tichowtungia aerotolerans genomic window:
- the rpsP gene encoding 30S ribosomal protein S16: MATKIRLRRMGARNNPFYRLVVADSRFATTGRYLEVLGWYDPKQADKNFSVKVDRVDHWLGTGAQMSATAKSLIKKARAGEGVEPGSAPEEKQVDTQALIEAVPETVEKPEPVAEEAPAEESADAAAEEVAAEEAPEKQES; this comes from the coding sequence ATGGCTACAAAAATTCGTTTACGTCGCATGGGCGCCCGCAACAACCCCTTCTATCGTCTGGTTGTTGCTGACTCGCGTTTTGCAACCACCGGCCGTTACCTCGAAGTGCTGGGCTGGTATGACCCCAAACAGGCTGATAAAAATTTCAGCGTTAAGGTTGATCGTGTTGACCACTGGCTCGGAACCGGCGCGCAGATGTCTGCCACCGCTAAAAGCCTGATCAAAAAAGCCCGCGCCGGCGAAGGTGTGGAACCGGGTTCTGCTCCGGAAGAAAAGCAGGTTGACACTCAGGCTTTGATCGAAGCTGTTCCGGAAACTGTTGAAAAACCGGAGCCGGTTGCTGAAGAAGCTCCTGCTGAGGAGTCTGCCGACGCTGCTGCCGAAGAGGTCGCAGCAGAGGAAGCTCCTGAAAAACAGGAGTCCTGA
- a CDS encoding putative RNA methyltransferase → MNSNFHLPLCCPVCAEPLQQDKRTFRCSSNHCFDTAKEGYLNLLLSHQRRSADPGDGKMMIQARRRFFESGAYNPLIGLIHQNTSFGTILDAGCGEGALSGNLPGTVIGMDISKEAVRAAAKRYKPATWIVANTMRPLPFADQSFDTILSVLAPRNIDEFARILKSDGQLLIGVPGPNHLIELRSQLNIGTAGFEEKADEAAGKCAPQFKETDRTPLTYQMQLNRQQINDLIQMTPIFWNSGPEAKEHIGQLNELNITVSFVLLTLRQSDPGQTGL, encoded by the coding sequence ATGAACAGTAACTTTCATCTTCCTCTGTGCTGCCCCGTCTGCGCCGAACCATTGCAACAGGACAAGCGAACCTTTCGCTGTTCCAGCAACCACTGCTTTGACACAGCTAAAGAAGGATACCTGAACCTGCTGCTCAGTCATCAGCGCCGATCCGCTGATCCCGGCGACGGCAAAATGATGATCCAGGCGCGCAGACGTTTTTTCGAATCTGGAGCCTACAATCCGCTCATCGGTCTGATTCATCAAAACACCTCCTTCGGAACGATTCTTGATGCAGGTTGCGGAGAAGGCGCCCTTTCCGGAAATCTCCCCGGAACGGTCATTGGAATGGACATTTCCAAAGAAGCCGTGCGCGCGGCCGCCAAACGCTATAAACCGGCGACGTGGATTGTTGCCAATACGATGCGACCGCTCCCCTTCGCGGACCAGTCGTTCGACACCATTCTAAGCGTACTGGCGCCCCGCAACATCGACGAATTTGCCCGCATTCTGAAATCCGATGGGCAACTGCTGATTGGCGTCCCCGGCCCGAACCATTTAATCGAACTGCGGTCTCAACTGAACATTGGAACCGCCGGTTTCGAAGAGAAGGCAGATGAAGCTGCAGGCAAATGCGCGCCCCAATTCAAGGAAACCGACCGAACGCCTTTGACCTATCAAATGCAGCTCAACCGGCAACAGATCAATGACCTGATTCAGATGACTCCCATCTTCTGGAATTCGGGCCCAGAGGCGAAAGAGCACATCGGTCAGCTGAATGAGCTGAACATCACCGTCAGCTTTGTGCTTTTAACCCTGCGACAATCCGATCCAGGCCAGACAGGTCTTTAA
- a CDS encoding KH domain-containing protein — MKKLVKQMVTALVDHPRHVKITEIKGDKSVVYELRCHTKDIGKVIGRSGKTVGAMRTLLGAIAAREGRRAMLEVVE; from the coding sequence ATGAAAAAACTGGTTAAGCAGATGGTCACCGCACTTGTGGACCATCCTCGCCACGTCAAGATTACCGAAATCAAAGGTGATAAAAGCGTTGTTTATGAACTGCGCTGTCACACCAAAGATATTGGTAAAGTGATCGGGCGCAGCGGAAAAACCGTCGGTGCAATGCGGACTCTCCTCGGAGCGATCGCTGCACGTGAGGGCCGCCGGGCAATGCTCGAAGTGGTGGAATAA
- the trmD gene encoding tRNA (guanosine(37)-N1)-methyltransferase TrmD, producing the protein MRIDVITIFPEMLEGFLGQSMMKRAAEAGHVEFNLVNLRDFAEDKHRKTDDRPFGGGPGMVMKPEPIFKAVESLRTENCRVILMCPQGAPFKQARAQALSKEEHLIFICGHYEGVDERVREVLVDEEISIGDYVLTNGVLSAAVVIDAVVRLRPDVLGGEGATESESFSEPLLEGPQYTRPADFRGMKVPQELLSGDHGSIAEWRRGQAEKRTGDRRPDLLS; encoded by the coding sequence ATGAGAATTGATGTCATCACTATTTTTCCGGAAATGCTCGAAGGGTTTCTTGGCCAGAGCATGATGAAGCGTGCGGCGGAGGCAGGTCATGTTGAATTTAACCTCGTCAATCTGCGTGATTTTGCCGAAGACAAGCATCGCAAAACGGACGATCGTCCCTTCGGCGGCGGTCCCGGTATGGTGATGAAGCCGGAGCCGATTTTTAAGGCGGTTGAATCGTTGCGCACCGAAAACTGCCGAGTCATTCTAATGTGTCCCCAGGGGGCGCCGTTTAAGCAGGCGCGCGCGCAGGCTCTTTCCAAAGAGGAGCATCTGATTTTTATTTGCGGACATTACGAGGGGGTTGATGAACGTGTGCGCGAGGTACTGGTCGACGAAGAGATTTCGATCGGAGATTATGTGCTGACCAACGGCGTGCTTTCTGCCGCGGTTGTTATTGATGCGGTGGTCCGGCTTCGCCCGGATGTGCTGGGGGGAGAGGGGGCCACGGAGTCGGAGTCCTTTTCAGAGCCGCTGCTGGAGGGCCCTCAATACACCCGTCCCGCCGATTTTCGGGGAATGAAAGTTCCGCAAGAACTGCTGTCTGGTGATCATGGATCTATTGCAGAATGGCGTCGGGGTCAGGCCGAGAAACGTACGGGGGATCGCCGTCCGGACCTGCTTTCCTGA
- a CDS encoding IS110 family RNA-guided transposase, whose amino-acid sequence MGDAPLPEHDPTLRTGTTQEECRIGGLGLRPNSDELYDPFSLARSPEAAPNNRIYGELQNESAKDSGHYLYIGIDAHKESNVLALAFSGTEAPEMYGKTTADLKAFEAVLRRIMKKYELAKEDMALCYEAGPTGFVLARRLIKLGFECIVVAPSKIPTQSGDRVKTDRRDARKLARLYRAGELEGIHIPSVEDEVIRDVCRGRTDAVNSMARTKKQLLSFLLRNGYRYKGKAHWGEPHMRYLRELVLADPAQKVVLEEYLQRIDFAVKQVERIDGQMEALLQTWSRKPLVEALMGFKGFKRTAAMVIVSEIGHFGRFEHPKQLMAYLGLVPSEDSSGGRRRQGSITKCGNSHARWMLVESAEHYRKPPKIAKGLSVRQEGLSREVKIISWHAQNRLNKRWNKLIFRGMHPNKIRVAVARELSSYIWDLAKIVG is encoded by the coding sequence ATGGGGGACGCGCCGCTACCTGAACATGACCCGACTCTACGAACTGGAACAACTCAAGAAGAATGCCGCATAGGCGGCCTCGGGCTTCGACCCAACTCCGACGAGTTATATGACCCATTCTCGTTGGCCCGAAGCCCAGAGGCCGCCCCGAACAACAGAATTTATGGAGAACTCCAAAACGAAAGTGCGAAAGATTCTGGACACTACCTATACATAGGAATCGATGCGCACAAAGAATCAAATGTTCTTGCGTTAGCCTTTTCGGGTACGGAAGCGCCGGAGATGTATGGGAAGACGACGGCTGATTTGAAAGCGTTTGAGGCAGTGCTGCGGCGGATCATGAAAAAGTATGAGCTGGCGAAGGAGGATATGGCGCTGTGCTACGAGGCGGGACCGACAGGGTTCGTACTGGCAAGACGTCTTATTAAACTGGGGTTTGAGTGCATTGTGGTTGCGCCGTCGAAGATTCCGACGCAGTCCGGCGATCGGGTCAAGACGGACCGACGCGACGCCCGCAAGCTCGCACGGCTCTATCGTGCCGGCGAGTTGGAAGGCATTCATATTCCTTCCGTCGAAGACGAGGTGATCCGCGATGTATGCCGGGGACGAACCGATGCGGTCAACTCCATGGCCCGGACGAAGAAACAGCTGCTCTCCTTTTTGCTTCGGAATGGATACCGCTACAAAGGGAAAGCTCATTGGGGCGAGCCGCACATGCGTTACCTGCGGGAACTTGTACTGGCCGATCCAGCGCAAAAAGTGGTTCTGGAAGAGTATCTTCAACGGATCGATTTTGCAGTCAAACAGGTCGAACGCATTGACGGGCAGATGGAAGCCCTTTTACAGACCTGGTCTCGCAAGCCACTGGTCGAAGCTCTAATGGGGTTCAAGGGTTTTAAACGAACAGCGGCGATGGTGATCGTCAGCGAAATCGGACACTTTGGTCGATTCGAACATCCCAAACAGCTAATGGCCTATCTCGGGCTGGTTCCATCGGAGGACTCCTCCGGTGGCCGAAGACGACAGGGCTCCATTACCAAGTGCGGCAACTCTCACGCGCGTTGGATGCTGGTTGAATCAGCCGAGCATTATCGAAAGCCGCCCAAAATAGCCAAAGGACTCTCCGTGCGTCAGGAAGGGCTTTCTCGGGAGGTGAAAATCATCAGCTGGCATGCCCAGAATCGATTAAACAAACGCTGGAATAAACTGATCTTCCGGGGAATGCACCCGAACAAAATCCGGGTTGCCGTTGCCCGTGAACTCTCCTCATATATTTGGGATCTGGCGAAGATCGTCGGATAA
- a CDS encoding aldo/keto reductase, with amino-acid sequence MQKRTLGKTGAELSVIGFGGIVVTNVSPAEADRYVGEAIDRGINYFDVAPQYGNAEERLGPALKPYRDEVFLACKTEKRDAAGARSALENSLKLLKTDYFDLYQFHGVPSVEDAEQILAPGGALETALKAQKEGLIRHIGFSAHSQEAALLLLNSFDFTSVLFPVNFRCWIDGGFGPKLIQKAREKEVGILALKALANRPLEEGEQKKWTKCWYVPIDTLDEAIPALGFTLSLPVTAAVAPGHIELLRLACDALDALGEPPWDTAPSTDDSKPIFSAE; translated from the coding sequence ATGCAAAAACGAACACTTGGGAAAACAGGCGCAGAACTCTCCGTCATCGGCTTTGGCGGCATCGTCGTTACAAATGTCTCCCCCGCCGAAGCCGACCGATATGTTGGAGAGGCAATCGATCGCGGAATCAACTACTTTGACGTCGCTCCGCAATACGGCAATGCCGAAGAGCGGCTCGGCCCTGCGCTCAAACCGTATCGGGATGAGGTTTTTCTGGCCTGCAAAACCGAAAAACGAGATGCAGCCGGAGCCCGGAGTGCGCTGGAAAACTCACTCAAACTTCTCAAAACCGACTATTTTGATCTCTATCAGTTTCACGGGGTTCCATCCGTTGAAGATGCAGAGCAGATTCTCGCACCCGGCGGCGCACTCGAAACCGCACTGAAAGCACAGAAAGAAGGGCTGATCCGTCACATCGGCTTTTCCGCTCACTCTCAGGAAGCCGCCCTGCTTTTGCTCAATTCCTTTGATTTCACGAGCGTGCTGTTCCCGGTCAACTTCCGCTGCTGGATCGACGGCGGCTTCGGCCCGAAGCTCATCCAGAAAGCCCGGGAAAAAGAGGTCGGCATTCTCGCACTCAAAGCTCTGGCCAACCGACCGCTTGAGGAGGGAGAACAAAAGAAATGGACGAAGTGCTGGTATGTTCCGATCGACACACTGGACGAAGCCATCCCGGCATTGGGATTTACACTGTCCCTGCCGGTCACAGCGGCGGTTGCGCCGGGACATATTGAACTGCTCCGGCTGGCGTGCGATGCACTGGACGCGCTGGGGGAACCACCTTGGGACACAGCGCCGTCTACAGACGACAGCAAGCCGATCTTCTCAGCCGAATAA
- the prmC gene encoding peptide chain release factor N(5)-glutamine methyltransferase has translation MKIDFKSLELRLAAAGSGNPKRAVEELAAHVLGCKPLEIYFGEMSLEQAAKLDPLIVRAEQGEPIQYIIGHVDFRGLEIRCDRRALIPRPETELLVEEVLKFAVQSPGSVRIVDVCAGTGCIGLALAHELPDAEVTAIDISPDALALTKENAERLGPADRFQCLENNLLDGFDAGCFDVVVSNPPYILSNVCKTLDASVKDYEPMLALDGGEDGLDLIRPLSGQAMRVLKPGGGIFLEIGYDQGEAVFQCLENAGFEQVRIVKDLSGLDRIVAGLKAQS, from the coding sequence GTGAAAATAGATTTCAAGAGTCTGGAGTTAAGGCTGGCGGCAGCGGGCAGCGGCAACCCGAAGCGGGCCGTTGAAGAACTGGCTGCGCATGTGCTCGGCTGCAAACCGCTCGAGATTTATTTTGGGGAGATGTCGCTGGAACAGGCGGCGAAGCTGGATCCTCTGATCGTCCGCGCGGAGCAGGGCGAGCCGATCCAGTACATTATCGGTCACGTCGATTTCCGAGGGTTGGAAATACGATGTGATCGTCGTGCACTTATTCCCCGTCCGGAGACAGAGCTTCTGGTTGAGGAAGTCCTGAAGTTTGCGGTTCAAAGTCCAGGCTCTGTACGAATAGTCGATGTCTGCGCCGGAACCGGTTGCATCGGTCTTGCGCTGGCGCATGAACTGCCGGATGCTGAGGTGACCGCAATTGATATTTCGCCGGATGCGCTGGCGCTGACTAAAGAGAACGCGGAACGTCTCGGCCCGGCAGACCGTTTCCAATGTTTGGAAAACAATCTGCTCGACGGGTTTGATGCCGGATGTTTTGACGTGGTGGTTTCGAATCCTCCGTACATTCTTTCCAATGTCTGTAAAACGCTGGATGCGTCGGTGAAGGATTATGAGCCGATGCTGGCGCTTGATGGAGGAGAAGACGGGCTGGACCTGATTCGTCCGCTGTCCGGGCAGGCCATGCGGGTTCTGAAGCCGGGCGGAGGGATTTTCCTGGAAATCGGATATGATCAGGGCGAAGCGGTTTTCCAATGTTTGGAAAACGCCGGGTTCGAGCAGGTTCGGATCGTTAAAGACCTGTCTGGCCTGGATCGGATTGTCGCAGGGTTAAAAGCACAAAGCTGA
- a CDS encoding UvrD-helicase domain-containing protein: protein MIFNASAGTGKTWQVTELYGALVLGGDHPHLPENRSPVPPEKILLMTFTDNAAAELRERVAAKMIAAEESADVDQSDLARSVLRHLPAANISTIHAFCAGLLREHALELGLSPVFQTLEDEERDELLDQVLTAEIFQALETDADFRAFCNGVSVLGGSEYSVIGTIRMLLEKADSRGLDLSSAEAMLPVPAETIGIADFQKIYDELTASGLSQKTVLDAVDALKQCLANFPHGLDGLKKFGRIKAVKHLSDELFELKDRYQTESQYADNFGNFQSFARCLGRCANSFAAAKRARDAVDFGDQLLMVRDLLKSNRVEAPDFEWIIVDEVQDTSRVQCEVIEALWRADSNLVICGDRKQSIYAWRSADPDVMPDLESWMAQRGEYATVPLKKSYRSKDRVIDAVNELFEGLYASYDALEPLGTLQDEKPCVEFLAADDEEQGSDDEMAAVARRIQLLVNGGEEWRPAFGHDGREFSEGTPVRYSDILILLKRSTHQAALEKALRDAGVPSTSGGKGRALFEQQEVRDLLLFLQAVTQPQNDLALVGFLRSPFMNLPDDEIVQLGWDGKTFDRAVLRTQFFETERAKLLLRYREQSGSKLASQLVREVVRETAFDAYLAGQTGGEQMLANFKKALDWLRAIERGGQVLLGDVVRRFERAIKEPPKSGAAEALLPDPQQNAVTIMTVHGAKGLTKRICFVPDISFGEQTDKGFALFSKDSTLELKLGGIDGGDVKSPGWNAARADDKAVREKESVNVFYVAMTRARDLVVLSGAGTSRVAGWMKLSEKFLESADSSVLKRLSYAEIPECETRKLEARNSKDEVVFQPLEIPKGFDRKPVTALVEHLKPTGQSLTPSGDRRAFGTIGHAVLEELAKNRWVGDVVELVELFGNGFEQSKELVDKLEAVREVLEKETAGGEALFAEHPFVLKRDDLILDGSIDLLAQFSNAWKILDYKFSNDTPEHALETYGPQLAAYKEAVGKMHPGDAVSAALVLIGETVQVVEVL, encoded by the coding sequence ATGATTTTCAATGCATCGGCGGGAACGGGAAAGACCTGGCAGGTTACCGAGCTCTATGGCGCATTGGTGCTGGGCGGAGATCATCCTCATCTTCCGGAAAACCGTTCGCCGGTTCCGCCGGAAAAAATCCTGCTGATGACTTTTACCGACAACGCCGCCGCCGAGCTGCGTGAACGGGTCGCGGCAAAAATGATTGCGGCGGAAGAGTCGGCTGATGTCGATCAGTCGGATCTCGCCCGCAGTGTGTTGCGGCATCTGCCGGCCGCAAACATTTCAACGATCCACGCTTTTTGTGCCGGACTGCTTCGAGAGCATGCGTTGGAACTGGGCCTGTCGCCGGTTTTCCAAACCCTGGAAGATGAAGAGCGCGACGAGCTGCTCGATCAAGTCCTTACAGCTGAAATTTTCCAGGCCTTGGAAACCGACGCCGATTTTCGGGCTTTCTGCAATGGCGTTTCCGTGCTCGGCGGCAGTGAATACAGCGTGATCGGCACGATTCGCATGCTGCTCGAAAAAGCCGACTCGCGCGGACTGGATTTATCAAGTGCCGAAGCGATGCTCCCGGTTCCGGCGGAAACCATTGGGATCGCCGATTTCCAAAAGATCTATGATGAATTGACAGCGTCAGGTTTGTCTCAGAAAACGGTGCTGGATGCGGTGGATGCTCTGAAACAATGTCTGGCCAATTTCCCCCACGGATTGGACGGTTTGAAAAAGTTTGGTCGGATCAAGGCGGTAAAGCATTTGTCCGATGAGCTTTTTGAACTCAAAGACCGCTATCAGACGGAATCGCAGTATGCAGATAATTTTGGAAACTTTCAGTCGTTTGCCCGCTGTCTGGGGCGCTGTGCCAACAGTTTTGCGGCGGCCAAGCGTGCGCGGGACGCTGTCGACTTCGGCGATCAGCTGCTGATGGTTCGCGACCTTCTGAAAAGCAATCGGGTTGAGGCTCCGGACTTTGAATGGATTATTGTCGATGAAGTTCAGGATACGTCTCGCGTGCAGTGTGAAGTCATTGAAGCATTGTGGCGTGCAGACTCGAATCTGGTGATTTGCGGCGACCGGAAGCAGTCGATTTATGCATGGCGCAGCGCCGACCCGGATGTGATGCCGGATCTGGAAAGCTGGATGGCGCAGCGCGGGGAGTACGCAACCGTTCCGCTCAAAAAAAGCTATCGCAGCAAAGACCGGGTGATCGATGCGGTCAATGAGCTGTTTGAAGGACTTTACGCATCCTACGATGCGCTGGAACCGCTGGGCACTTTGCAGGACGAAAAGCCGTGCGTCGAATTTTTGGCTGCGGACGATGAGGAACAGGGCAGCGACGATGAAATGGCTGCGGTTGCGCGGCGCATCCAATTGCTGGTTAATGGCGGTGAAGAATGGCGACCGGCGTTTGGTCATGATGGACGCGAATTTTCGGAAGGAACTCCGGTCCGATACAGCGATATTCTGATTCTGCTGAAGCGGTCGACGCATCAGGCCGCACTGGAAAAGGCACTGCGCGATGCAGGAGTTCCTTCCACCAGTGGAGGGAAAGGCCGGGCGTTGTTTGAGCAGCAGGAAGTGCGCGACCTGCTCCTGTTCCTGCAGGCCGTTACGCAGCCACAGAATGATTTGGCACTGGTCGGCTTTCTGCGTTCGCCGTTTATGAATCTGCCTGATGACGAAATCGTTCAGCTCGGCTGGGATGGGAAAACCTTCGATCGCGCAGTTCTCAGAACTCAGTTTTTTGAAACCGAACGGGCAAAGCTGCTGTTGCGCTATCGCGAACAGTCCGGCAGCAAGCTGGCTTCGCAACTGGTCCGGGAAGTTGTGCGGGAAACAGCATTCGATGCTTATCTGGCCGGGCAGACCGGCGGGGAGCAGATGCTGGCCAATTTTAAAAAGGCGCTCGACTGGCTGCGCGCGATCGAGCGCGGCGGGCAGGTTCTTCTCGGAGATGTGGTGCGGCGGTTTGAGCGGGCGATTAAAGAACCGCCGAAGAGCGGAGCTGCCGAAGCACTTCTGCCCGATCCGCAGCAGAACGCCGTGACGATCATGACGGTTCACGGAGCCAAGGGGCTGACTAAACGGATCTGTTTTGTGCCGGACATCAGTTTCGGCGAGCAGACCGACAAAGGCTTCGCTCTGTTTTCCAAAGACAGTACGCTGGAGCTGAAACTGGGCGGGATTGACGGTGGCGATGTAAAGAGTCCCGGATGGAATGCCGCGCGCGCCGATGATAAAGCCGTTCGCGAGAAAGAGTCGGTTAACGTTTTTTACGTTGCGATGACCCGCGCGCGCGATCTGGTCGTTTTGTCCGGCGCAGGGACGTCCCGGGTGGCGGGCTGGATGAAGCTGTCGGAAAAGTTTCTGGAAAGTGCTGATTCGTCGGTTTTGAAACGATTGAGCTATGCAGAAATTCCGGAGTGTGAGACGAGGAAGCTTGAAGCTCGAAATTCGAAAGATGAAGTCGTTTTTCAGCCCTTGGAAATCCCGAAAGGGTTTGATCGGAAACCCGTAACGGCTCTGGTTGAACATCTCAAGCCTACCGGTCAAAGCCTGACGCCATCCGGCGACCGACGGGCGTTCGGAACCATCGGTCATGCTGTGCTGGAAGAGTTGGCAAAGAATCGGTGGGTTGGTGATGTTGTTGAATTGGTGGAGCTGTTTGGGAATGGTTTTGAGCAGTCGAAAGAGCTGGTTGATAAACTGGAAGCGGTTCGGGAGGTGTTGGAAAAAGAAACGGCGGGGGGCGAAGCGCTGTTTGCAGAGCATCCCTTTGTGCTGAAGCGTGACGATTTAATTCTCGATGGATCGATCGATCTGCTGGCGCAGTTTTCCAATGCCTGGAAAATTCTCGATTATAAATTTTCAAACGATACACCGGAACATGCGCTGGAAACCTACGGCCCGCAGCTGGCGGCCTACAAAGAGGCGGTTGGAAAAATGCATCCGGGCGACGCGGTTTCGGCGGCGCTGGTGCTGATCGGTGAAACGGTTCAGGTGGTTGAGGTATTGTGA
- the dinB gene encoding DNA polymerase IV, with product MLQRTILHVDMDAFFAAIEQHDRPELKGLPVVVGSPRDRRGVVSTCSYEARKYGIHSAMPSRTAAQRCPQAVFLPVRMARYQEVSRQIMQVFENFTPYVQPLSCDEAFLDVTGAIRLFGDGPTIAKKIKAAILEQTGLTCSIGVAPNPFLAKIASDMNKPDGLTVVPFSEKLIPAFLAPLPIKRMWGAGGKTQAILKSHNIHTIGDLQKTDPQQLAKWIGENAASSFRRRAFGIDERPIETDTEEKSISNEITFPEDTANADQIEQCLLDLADKVGRRLRKAGYYAATAQIKVRWKDFSTITRQRRLDPVCCDDITLRETAMELLKKEGLHSPVRLIGFGVSGLRETADSPQLDLFQSPEKQTSKKREALSRAVDAVRSKFGTNSLRRGSSIESRKLDP from the coding sequence ATGTTACAAAGAACAATACTCCACGTGGATATGGACGCCTTCTTCGCGGCGATCGAACAGCACGACCGTCCGGAGCTCAAAGGGCTTCCGGTTGTCGTCGGCTCTCCGCGCGACCGGCGCGGCGTGGTTTCCACCTGTTCCTATGAGGCGCGCAAATACGGCATCCACTCTGCCATGCCTTCTCGCACCGCCGCACAGCGCTGCCCGCAGGCCGTTTTCCTGCCGGTGCGCATGGCACGCTACCAGGAAGTGTCCCGCCAGATCATGCAGGTTTTCGAAAACTTCACCCCGTACGTCCAACCCCTTTCGTGCGACGAAGCCTTCCTCGATGTCACCGGCGCCATCCGTCTCTTTGGCGACGGACCGACAATCGCAAAAAAAATCAAAGCTGCCATTCTGGAGCAAACCGGCCTCACCTGCTCCATCGGCGTCGCCCCGAACCCCTTTCTCGCAAAAATCGCCAGCGACATGAATAAACCCGACGGGCTCACCGTCGTCCCCTTCTCCGAAAAACTCATTCCAGCCTTTCTGGCCCCTCTGCCAATCAAACGCATGTGGGGCGCAGGCGGAAAAACACAGGCCATTCTAAAATCACACAACATCCACACCATCGGCGATCTGCAGAAAACGGATCCGCAGCAGCTCGCCAAATGGATCGGCGAAAACGCCGCGTCCTCTTTCCGCCGCCGCGCCTTCGGCATCGATGAACGCCCTATCGAAACCGACACCGAAGAAAAAAGCATCTCCAACGAAATCACCTTCCCGGAAGACACCGCCAACGCCGACCAGATTGAACAGTGTCTGCTCGATCTGGCTGATAAAGTCGGCCGCCGCCTGCGCAAGGCCGGTTATTACGCCGCCACAGCCCAGATCAAAGTTCGCTGGAAGGATTTTTCCACCATCACCCGCCAGCGGCGGCTCGACCCCGTCTGCTGCGACGACATCACCCTGCGTGAAACCGCCATGGAACTTCTGAAAAAAGAAGGGCTGCACTCCCCTGTGCGCCTGATCGGCTTCGGCGTAAGCGGCCTGCGCGAAACCGCGGACTCCCCGCAGCTCGACCTTTTCCAAAGCCCGGAAAAACAAACCTCTAAAAAACGAGAAGCGCTCAGCCGCGCCGTCGACGCCGTCCGCAGCAAATTTGGAACAAACAGCCTTCGCCGCGGCTCATCGATTGAAAGCAGAAAGCTTGATCCTTGA
- a CDS encoding IS3 family transposase (programmed frameshift): MKRKRYTEEQIVYALKQAENGEKIAELCRSMGVSEATFYNWRKKYKGLGVSEVRELRMLRDENRKLKQLVADLSLDKHILQEVIAKKALKPARKRELAEGACDAYGLSGRRACGLFELSRTTFFYKAKPRDDEALRLRIKELAAKRVRFGYRRIHVLLRREGWEINHKRVYRVYMEENLAVRTKPRKKLANRPRVPLEQAAGPNEQWSMDFVMDRTEDGRHFRILTVVDNFSRECLALYADRSITGEKVASCLNGVANQRGYPKSIRVDNGSEFYSRSMDAWTYHHEVAMEFIRPGKPTENGYIESFNGKLRDECLNVELFFGVDDARDKLAAWKKDYNEQRPHKSLDNKTPTEYIGAWMEASALPSLLRRREGTQRTQQLLEAVF, encoded by the exons ATGAAGCGGAAGAGATACACAGAGGAACAGATCGTATATGCCCTGAAGCAGGCGGAGAACGGCGAGAAGATAGCCGAACTATGCCGGTCGATGGGAGTCAGTGAGGCCACGTTTTACAACTGGCGCAAGAAGTACAAGGGGCTTGGAGTAAGCGAGGTGCGGGAGTTACGCATGTTACGTGATGAAAACCGCAAGTTGAAGCAGCTCGTAGCCGACCTGAGTCTGGACAAGCACATCTTGCAGGAGGTCATTGCAA AAAAAGCTCTGAAGCCTGCACGGAAGCGCGAACTGGCCGAGGGGGCATGTGATGCATACGGACTCTCGGGCCGCCGGGCGTGCGGGCTTTTTGAGTTAAGCCGGACCACCTTTTTCTACAAAGCGAAGCCTCGGGACGATGAGGCGCTTCGTCTGCGGATTAAGGAACTGGCCGCTAAACGTGTCCGGTTCGGTTACCGGCGCATTCATGTTCTGTTGCGCCGGGAAGGATGGGAGATTAATCACAAAAGAGTCTATCGGGTCTACATGGAGGAAAACCTTGCCGTTCGCACGAAACCCCGTAAAAAGTTGGCGAACCGGCCTCGTGTTCCTCTTGAGCAGGCTGCCGGGCCCAACGAGCAATGGAGTATGGACTTTGTGATGGATCGCACCGAGGACGGGCGTCACTTCAGGATACTGACGGTAGTCGATAACTTTAGTCGGGAATGCCTGGCGCTATATGCTGACCGATCCATCACCGGTGAAAAGGTCGCGTCTTGTCTGAACGGAGTGGCTAATCAACGCGGTTATCCCAAAAGCATTCGTGTGGACAACGGAAGCGAGTTTTACTCCAGGTCGATGGATGCCTGGACATATCATCATGAGGTCGCCATGGAGTTTATCCGACCGGGTAAGCCGACCGAAAATGGATACATCGAAAGCTTCAACGGAAAGTTGAGGGATGAATGTTTGAATGTGGAGCTTTTCTTCGGAGTGGACGATGCCCGTGATAAACTCGCAGCATGGAAAAAAGATTACAATGAGCAGCGACCGCATAAGTCGCTTGATAACAAGACTCCGACGGAATATATAGGTGCGTGGATGGAGGCGTCCGCGCTTCCCTCCCTCCTCCGGAGGAGGGAGGGAACCCAGAGAACACAGCAACTATTAGAAGCCGTATTTTAG